Proteins encoded together in one Pseudomonas arsenicoxydans window:
- a CDS encoding succinylglutamate desuccinylase/aspartoacylase family protein, which translates to MRHQIHDLLAPLPGTARQIHSFHFGPSSAKGKIYIQSSLHADELPGMLVAWHLKQRLAELEAAGHLRSEIVLVPVANPVGLEQVLMDVPLGRYELESGQNFNRWFVDLSEAVGNEIEGQLGDDPQHNLELIRSSLRNALAAQTAGTQLQSQRLTLQRLACDADMVLDLHCDFEAVAHLYTTPEAWPQVEPLARYIGAEASLLATDSGGQSFDECFTLLWWQLKERFGEHFDIPLGSFSVTVELRGQGDVNHPLASLDCQALIDYLIHFGAISGEPAPLPALPYPATPLAGVEPVSTPVGGLLVFTALPGEYLEAGQMIAEIIDPISDLVTPVHCTAAGLMYARSLRRMATAGMVIAHVAGAEAYRSGYLLSP; encoded by the coding sequence ATGCGCCACCAGATTCATGACCTGCTGGCCCCGCTGCCGGGGACCGCGCGACAGATTCACAGTTTCCACTTCGGCCCCTCGTCGGCCAAAGGCAAGATTTACATCCAGTCGTCCCTGCACGCCGATGAATTGCCCGGCATGCTGGTGGCCTGGCACCTCAAGCAGCGCCTGGCGGAACTCGAAGCCGCCGGCCACCTGCGCAGTGAGATCGTGCTGGTGCCGGTGGCCAACCCGGTCGGCCTGGAACAAGTGTTGATGGACGTGCCGCTGGGCCGCTACGAGCTCGAAAGCGGCCAGAACTTCAACCGCTGGTTCGTCGATTTGAGCGAGGCCGTCGGTAACGAGATCGAAGGCCAGCTTGGCGATGATCCGCAGCACAACCTCGAACTGATCCGCAGCAGCCTGCGCAATGCGCTGGCGGCGCAGACCGCCGGCACGCAACTGCAATCCCAGCGCCTGACCCTGCAACGGCTAGCCTGCGATGCGGACATGGTGCTGGACCTGCATTGCGATTTCGAAGCCGTGGCGCACCTCTACACCACGCCCGAAGCCTGGCCGCAGGTCGAGCCGCTGGCCCGTTACATCGGTGCCGAAGCGAGCCTGCTGGCCACCGATTCCGGCGGTCAGTCGTTTGATGAATGCTTCACTCTGCTCTGGTGGCAGTTGAAAGAACGCTTCGGCGAGCATTTCGACATTCCGTTGGGCAGCTTTTCGGTCACCGTCGAATTGCGCGGCCAGGGTGACGTCAATCACCCGCTGGCCAGTCTCGATTGCCAGGCGCTGATCGATTACCTGATCCACTTCGGGGCCATTTCCGGCGAACCGGCGCCACTGCCCGCGCTGCCCTACCCCGCCACGCCGCTGGCAGGCGTCGAACCGGTGTCTACGCCGGTCGGCGGGCTGCTGGTGTTCACCGCGCTCCCGGGGGAATACCTCGAAGCCGGGCAGATGATCGCTGAAATCATTGACCCGATCAGCGATCTCGTCACTCCCGTTCATTGCACCGCCGCCGGGCTGATGTACGCCCGTTCGCTGCGACGCATGGCCACTGCCGGCATGGTGATCGCGCACGTCGCGGGCGCCGAAGCCTATCGCAGCGGCTACCTACTTTCGCCTTGA
- a CDS encoding ABC transporter ATP-binding protein, whose product MYKLTIEGLHKSYGDHHVLKGVSLKANTGDVISLIGASGSGKSTFLRCINFLEQPNDGAMTLDGQNIRMIKDRHGMHVADANELQKIRTRLAMVFQHFNLWSHMTVLENITMAPRRVLGCSKEEAEDRARRYLDKVGLAARVADQYPAFLSGGQQQRVAIARALAMEPEVMLFDEPTSALDPELVGEVLRVIQGLAEEGRTMIMVTHEMSFARKVSNQVLFLHQGLVEEEGAPEDVLGNPKSERLKQFLSGNLK is encoded by the coding sequence ATGTACAAACTGACCATTGAAGGCCTGCATAAAAGCTATGGCGATCATCATGTGCTCAAAGGCGTTTCACTCAAGGCCAACACGGGCGACGTCATCAGCCTGATCGGCGCCAGCGGCTCGGGCAAAAGTACCTTCCTGCGTTGCATCAACTTTCTGGAGCAACCCAACGACGGTGCGATGACCCTGGACGGCCAGAACATCCGCATGATCAAGGATCGCCACGGCATGCACGTGGCCGACGCCAATGAACTGCAAAAGATCCGCACACGCCTGGCCATGGTGTTCCAGCATTTCAACCTGTGGAGCCACATGACCGTGCTGGAAAACATCACCATGGCGCCACGCCGGGTGCTGGGTTGCAGCAAAGAGGAAGCCGAAGACCGCGCTCGACGTTACCTCGACAAGGTCGGCCTGGCCGCTCGTGTGGCGGATCAGTACCCGGCATTCCTGTCCGGCGGCCAGCAGCAACGGGTCGCCATTGCCCGCGCGTTGGCGATGGAGCCGGAAGTCATGCTGTTCGACGAGCCGACGTCGGCACTCGACCCGGAACTGGTCGGCGAAGTGCTCCGAGTGATCCAGGGCCTGGCCGAGGAAGGCCGGACCATGATCATGGTGACCCACGAAATGAGCTTCGCCCGCAAGGTCTCGAACCAGGTGTTGTTCTTGCACCAGGGCCTGGTGGAAGAGGAAGGCGCGCCGGAAGACGTGCTGGGCAATCCGAAAAGTGAACGGTTGAAGCAGTTCCTCAGCGGCAACCTCAAATAA
- a CDS encoding ligase-associated DNA damage response DEXH box helicase has product MGTSPDFAKQWFTARGWKPFAFQKQVWMAVKRGESGLLHASTGAGKTYALWFAALNRFASFVAPVETPRKRKPLAQPLTVLWITPMRALAADTARALEAPLLDLHIPWSVGLRTGDTSSSERARQSRRLPTTLITTPESLTLMLARADARTALATLRMVVVDEWHELLGNKRGVQLQLALARLRRWTPELIVWGVSATLGNQAHAEQVLIPQGGGISVQGQTSKSLLVDTLLPPAIERFPWAGHIGLKMLPQVVVELDSSPSSLVFTNTRAQSEIWYQALLEARPDWAGLIALHHSSLSRETRDWVERALKDGQLKAVVCTSSLDLGVDFLPVERVLQIGSAKGVARLMQRAGRSGHAPGRVSRVTLVPTHSLELIEAAAAQDAVAAQRIEPRESPHKPLDVLVQHLVSMALGGGFLPDELYEEVRGAWAYRDLTQADWTWALAFVRHGGLSLTAYPDYRRVEPDEHGVWRVPDARLARRHRMSIGTIVSDASIQLKFWSKGGGGKQLGSVEEGFIARLKPGDGFLFAGRLLELVRVENMTAYVKRSTVKKAAVPRWNGGRMPLSNELAQAVVERFSAAAHGEFVGPEMQALQPLLEVQQRWSGLPTSTKLLAEALKSREGWHLFLYPFAGRQVHLGLASLLAWRVSQQQPVTFSIAVNDYGLELLSATHMDWSQVLNAELLSPGNLLQDVLASLNAGELARRRFREIARIAGLVFAGYPGAPKSTRQVQASSGLFFEVFKQYDAGNLLLAQAGEEVLREELDIHRLEESLERINRLKVDLHQIKRPTPLGFPLLVERMRESMSSEKLADRIRRMVSDLEKTAETGKR; this is encoded by the coding sequence ATGGGAACCTCCCCCGACTTCGCTAAACAATGGTTCACCGCCCGCGGCTGGAAGCCATTCGCCTTTCAGAAACAGGTGTGGATGGCGGTTAAACGCGGTGAGTCCGGATTGCTGCACGCCAGCACCGGCGCCGGTAAAACCTACGCGCTCTGGTTTGCCGCGCTCAATCGTTTCGCCTCATTCGTTGCGCCTGTTGAAACACCACGCAAACGAAAACCGCTCGCCCAACCACTGACCGTGTTGTGGATCACGCCCATGCGCGCTCTGGCGGCCGACACGGCCCGAGCCCTGGAAGCGCCGCTGCTTGATTTGCATATTCCGTGGAGCGTCGGACTGCGTACCGGCGACACCAGCAGCAGCGAGCGCGCCCGTCAGAGTCGACGCCTGCCCACCACCCTGATCACCACCCCCGAAAGCCTGACCCTGATGCTCGCCCGTGCCGATGCGCGCACGGCGCTGGCGACCCTGCGCATGGTGGTGGTCGACGAATGGCATGAACTGCTCGGCAACAAACGCGGCGTGCAACTGCAACTGGCCCTGGCGCGCTTGCGGCGGTGGACCCCGGAGCTGATCGTGTGGGGCGTTTCCGCGACGCTGGGTAATCAGGCCCACGCTGAACAGGTATTGATCCCACAAGGTGGCGGCATCAGTGTGCAGGGCCAGACCTCCAAGTCATTGCTCGTCGACACATTGTTACCCCCCGCCATCGAACGGTTTCCATGGGCCGGACATATCGGTTTGAAGATGTTGCCGCAAGTCGTCGTGGAACTGGATTCCAGCCCCAGCAGCCTGGTGTTCACCAATACCCGCGCGCAATCGGAGATCTGGTATCAAGCCTTGCTGGAGGCACGCCCCGATTGGGCCGGGTTAATCGCTTTGCATCACAGCTCACTGTCGAGAGAAACCCGCGACTGGGTTGAGCGGGCATTGAAAGACGGTCAGCTCAAAGCGGTGGTTTGCACGTCCAGCCTGGATTTGGGCGTGGACTTCCTGCCAGTGGAACGGGTGCTGCAAATCGGCTCGGCCAAGGGCGTGGCGCGGCTGATGCAACGCGCAGGTCGCTCAGGTCACGCGCCGGGACGGGTTTCACGGGTGACCCTGGTGCCCACTCACAGTCTGGAATTGATCGAAGCGGCCGCTGCGCAAGACGCCGTGGCGGCGCAACGCATTGAACCTCGAGAGTCACCGCATAAACCGCTGGATGTGTTGGTTCAGCACCTGGTCAGCATGGCGCTGGGCGGTGGTTTTTTGCCCGATGAGTTGTATGAAGAAGTCCGCGGCGCCTGGGCGTATCGCGATCTCACCCAGGCGGACTGGACCTGGGCACTGGCTTTCGTACGCCATGGCGGACTTTCTCTGACGGCTTACCCGGACTACCGCAGGGTCGAACCGGATGAACACGGCGTGTGGCGCGTGCCGGATGCGCGACTCGCGCGGCGCCATCGCATGAGCATCGGCACCATCGTCAGCGACGCGAGCATCCAGCTGAAGTTCTGGAGCAAGGGCGGCGGTGGCAAACAATTGGGCAGTGTCGAGGAAGGGTTTATCGCGCGACTCAAACCGGGTGACGGTTTTCTGTTTGCGGGGCGTCTGTTGGAACTGGTCCGGGTGGAAAACATGACCGCTTATGTCAAACGCAGCACCGTGAAAAAAGCGGCGGTGCCGCGCTGGAATGGCGGCCGGATGCCCCTCTCCAACGAGCTGGCACAGGCGGTGGTCGAGCGTTTCAGTGCGGCCGCGCACGGTGAGTTCGTCGGCCCGGAAATGCAGGCATTGCAGCCTCTGCTTGAGGTGCAACAACGTTGGTCCGGCCTGCCAACCTCGACGAAGTTGCTGGCTGAGGCCCTGAAATCCCGCGAAGGCTGGCACCTGTTTCTTTATCCCTTTGCCGGGCGCCAAGTGCATTTGGGGCTCGCCAGTCTGCTGGCCTGGCGCGTCAGCCAACAACAGCCAGTGACGTTTTCCATTGCGGTAAACGACTATGGGCTGGAATTGCTCAGTGCCACTCACATGGATTGGTCACAGGTGCTGAACGCCGAATTACTGAGTCCCGGCAATTTGTTGCAAGACGTGCTCGCCAGTTTGAATGCCGGTGAACTTGCACGTCGCCGGTTTCGGGAAATCGCGCGGATCGCCGGGCTGGTCTTCGCCGGCTACCCCGGCGCACCGAAAAGCACGCGCCAGGTTCAAGCGTCGAGCGGGTTGTTCTTCGAAGTATTCAAACAATACGACGCCGGCAATTTGCTGCTGGCGCAGGCAGGGGAAGAAGTTCTGCGTGAAGAACTGGATATTCATCGCCTGGAGGAGTCGCTGGAGCGCATCAACCGGCTGAAAGTGGACCTGCATCAGATCAAACGTCCTACACCACTCGGGTTTCCGCTGCTGGTCGAGCGCATGCGGGAAAGCATGAGTTCGGAAAAACTCGCCGATCGCATCCGCCGCATGGTCAGCGACCTTGAGAAAACCGCCGAAACCGGGAAACGCTGA
- the pdeM gene encoding ligase-associated DNA damage response endonuclease PdeM, with translation MNTPYPIRLAGEELWLLPEKAIYWPAQQALLIADVHFGKAAAYRSLGQPVPHGTTASNIAVLDGLLTALPCRQLIFLGDFLHGPGSHATATLSALAEWRMRHPDLPMTLIRGNHDKRAGDPPASLNIRVVPEPLLMGPFALQHEPEPHPDRHVLAGHVHPVYRLNGRGRQTLRLACFKLGVDVSLLPAFGAFTGGYQVEQDERCRIFVIGDNEIWPVS, from the coding sequence ATGAACACGCCCTATCCGATACGACTGGCGGGTGAGGAACTGTGGCTGCTGCCCGAAAAGGCTATCTATTGGCCAGCCCAACAAGCGCTGCTGATCGCTGATGTGCATTTCGGCAAGGCGGCGGCCTATCGCAGCCTTGGCCAGCCAGTGCCTCACGGCACCACCGCGAGCAATATCGCGGTGCTGGACGGGCTGCTGACAGCCTTGCCCTGCCGTCAGCTGATTTTCCTCGGGGATTTTCTACACGGGCCCGGCTCTCACGCAACGGCCACCCTGAGCGCCCTGGCCGAATGGCGAATGCGCCACCCTGATTTGCCGATGACGCTGATTCGTGGCAACCACGACAAACGCGCGGGGGACCCGCCGGCCTCGTTAAACATTCGGGTCGTGCCGGAGCCGTTACTGATGGGGCCGTTCGCCTTGCAGCACGAACCGGAGCCACATCCTGACCGGCACGTGCTCGCCGGACACGTACATCCGGTGTACCGACTTAATGGCAGAGGTCGGCAGACCTTGCGACTGGCCTGCTTCAAGCTGGGCGTGGATGTAAGCCTGTTACCGGCCTTTGGCGCGTTTACCGGCGGGTATCAGGTCGAGCAAGACGAGCGCTGCAGGATTTTTGTCATTGGCGACAACGAAATATGGCCAGTCAGCTGA
- the dcd gene encoding dCTP deaminase, whose protein sequence is MSIKSDKWIRRMAQEHGMIEPFVERQMRGEGAERVISYGVSSYGYDVRCADEFKVFTNINSATVDPKNFDEKSFVDVKSDVCIIPPNSFALARTVEFFRIPRNVLTICLGKSTYARCGIIVNVTPLEPEWEGHVTLEFSNTTTLPAKIYANEGVAQMLFFESDEECEVSYKDRGGKYQGQLGVTLPRT, encoded by the coding sequence ATGAGCATCAAATCGGACAAGTGGATTCGCCGCATGGCGCAAGAGCACGGCATGATCGAGCCCTTCGTTGAGCGCCAGATGCGCGGTGAAGGCGCCGAGCGCGTCATTTCCTACGGTGTTTCGAGCTATGGCTACGACGTTCGCTGCGCCGACGAATTCAAGGTGTTCACCAACATCAACTCGGCGACCGTCGATCCGAAGAACTTCGATGAGAAGAGCTTCGTCGACGTTAAAAGCGATGTCTGCATCATTCCGCCGAACTCCTTCGCCCTGGCACGCACCGTGGAATTTTTCCGCATTCCGCGCAACGTGCTGACCATTTGCCTGGGTAAAAGCACCTACGCGCGTTGCGGCATTATCGTCAACGTGACGCCGCTTGAGCCCGAGTGGGAAGGCCACGTGACCCTGGAGTTCTCCAACACCACGACCTTGCCGGCGAAAATCTACGCCAACGAAGGCGTGGCGCAGATGCTGTTTTTCGAATCCGACGAAGAGTGCGAAGTCTCCTACAAGGACCGTGGCGGCAAGTATCAGGGCCAGCTCGGCGTCACCCTCCCACGCACTTGA
- a CDS encoding cold-shock protein, producing the protein MSNRQTGTVKWFNDEKGFGFITPQSGDDLFVHFKAIQSDGFKSLKEGQQVSFIATRGQKGMQAEEVQVI; encoded by the coding sequence ATGTCTAATCGCCAAACCGGTACCGTTAAGTGGTTCAACGATGAAAAAGGCTTCGGCTTCATCACCCCACAATCCGGTGACGACCTGTTCGTTCACTTCAAAGCTATCCAATCCGACGGCTTCAAAAGCCTGAAAGAAGGCCAACAGGTTTCTTTCATCGCTACCCGCGGTCAGAAAGGCATGCAAGCTGAAGAAGTTCAAGTTATCTAA
- a CDS encoding DUF481 domain-containing protein, producing the protein MVSRTLLCLAVMSASTPLLADTVWLKNGDKLSGKISLFDGGKLLIQTEYAGAVPIDWKQVKTLESDQELLVKQDAYTGEKAKSLHPADDGKVTLENGEAPKTVELASIQQILKPKPVVEDLVWKGNIDAALDYQRAEKDTDDYDIDFKTTARHGRWRHIAEGEYNREFQDDVVTTDNWRAEYSLDRFLTEKWFWQGRAVYKRDKVEDLSRQRTVGTGPGYQFWDDELGAFSLGSLVNRTDYEFSDGSKENFYSLAMKWDYNRYLIGKKVEFFTNGEVGKPLSGVADYALDAEMGLRYKVTEWASLNLKAERDIISGTDEADLDKTRYTAGFGVAW; encoded by the coding sequence ATGGTGTCCAGAACCCTGTTGTGCCTTGCTGTCATGAGTGCTTCCACTCCCTTGCTCGCCGATACCGTCTGGTTGAAAAACGGTGACAAGTTGAGCGGCAAGATTTCGCTGTTCGACGGCGGCAAATTGCTGATCCAGACCGAGTACGCCGGCGCGGTGCCGATCGACTGGAAACAGGTCAAAACCCTGGAAAGTGATCAGGAGTTGTTGGTCAAGCAAGATGCCTACACCGGCGAAAAGGCCAAGTCGTTGCATCCGGCGGACGATGGCAAGGTGACGCTGGAAAATGGCGAGGCGCCCAAGACTGTGGAGCTGGCCAGCATCCAGCAGATCCTCAAGCCCAAGCCGGTCGTCGAAGACCTGGTGTGGAAGGGCAATATCGATGCGGCGCTGGATTACCAGCGGGCGGAAAAAGACACCGATGACTACGACATCGACTTCAAGACCACCGCGCGTCATGGCAGATGGCGCCACATCGCGGAAGGCGAGTACAACCGCGAATTTCAGGATGACGTGGTCACCACCGACAACTGGCGCGCCGAATACTCGCTCGACCGCTTCCTGACCGAGAAATGGTTCTGGCAAGGTCGAGCAGTCTATAAGCGTGACAAGGTCGAAGACCTCTCTCGTCAGCGCACGGTCGGTACCGGTCCGGGTTACCAGTTCTGGGATGACGAGTTGGGCGCATTCTCCCTGGGTTCACTGGTTAACCGCACGGACTATGAGTTCTCCGACGGCAGCAAGGAGAACTTCTATTCCTTGGCGATGAAGTGGGACTACAACCGCTACCTGATCGGCAAGAAGGTGGAGTTCTTCACCAATGGCGAAGTGGGCAAGCCGTTGTCGGGCGTTGCCGATTATGCACTCGATGCCGAAATGGGCTTGCGCTACAAAGTCACGGAGTGGGCATCGCTCAATCTGAAGGCTGAGCGAGACATCATCAGCGGTACCGACGAGGCTGATCTGGACAAGACGCGCTACACCGCAGGGTTTGGCGTGGCCTGGTAA
- a CDS encoding MGMT family protein yields the protein MRTFSGTADVTDSTTETESPAQIRRTALYLTLAQVPEGKVVSYGQLAELAGLGRAARWVGRTLSQLPGDTKLPWHRVLGAGGRISLPVGSPSGDEQRARLRSEGISVLNNRVDILRHGWRPVEHSG from the coding sequence ATGCGAACTTTTTCAGGAACTGCGGACGTGACCGACTCCACCACTGAAACCGAAAGCCCGGCGCAAATCCGACGCACGGCGCTCTACCTGACCCTTGCACAGGTACCGGAGGGCAAAGTGGTGAGCTATGGTCAATTGGCCGAGCTGGCCGGATTGGGCCGAGCCGCACGCTGGGTTGGACGCACACTGAGCCAATTGCCCGGCGACACGAAGTTGCCCTGGCATCGCGTGCTCGGTGCCGGTGGTCGGATCAGCTTGCCCGTGGGCAGTCCTTCAGGGGATGAGCAGCGGGCGCGATTGCGCTCCGAAGGCATTAGTGTCCTGAATAATCGTGTTGATATTCTGCGCCATGGCTGGCGTCCGGTAGAGCACAGCGGTTAG
- a CDS encoding AmpG family muropeptide MFS transporter has protein sequence MPRKTWRAALAAYASPSTLVLLLLGFAAGMPYMLVFSTLSVWLREAGVARETIGYASLIGLAYAFKWVWSPLLDQWRLPFLGKLGRRRSWLVLSQTLVILGLIGMGFCDPQKHLSWLIAIAVVVAFASATQDIAVDAYRLEIADDTRQAALAASYMSGYRIAALLATAGALFFAEGFGSTGFNYKHSAWTGTYVLFGALMIPALLTSLFMREPPVPLRTQLQAGRYSFVHQLVSVFVLIVLLVSVPAMFTQLYNTDFASVLFKGVSLLDLLLEDRAFLRAILYTTLTMMCLSAMGRRGLAPVLTPVNDFILRYRWQAFLLLGLIATYRMSDTVMGVMANVFYIDQGFTKDQIASVSKVFGLIMTLLGAGMGGLLIVRFGILPILLIGGITSAGTNLLFLMLADMGANLNMLIFTISLDNFSSGLATSAFVAYLSSLTNLKFSATQYALLSSIMLLLPRLIGGYSGVMVEKFGYHNFFMITALLGVPTVLLIALHWFQESRRAGPTPTPEPVPTQVAEES, from the coding sequence ATGCCCCGTAAAACCTGGCGCGCCGCGCTCGCCGCCTATGCCAGCCCCTCGACGCTCGTGTTGTTGTTGCTTGGTTTCGCCGCCGGCATGCCCTACATGCTGGTGTTTTCGACGCTTTCCGTCTGGCTGCGTGAGGCCGGTGTAGCCCGCGAAACCATTGGCTATGCAAGCCTGATCGGCTTGGCCTATGCCTTCAAATGGGTGTGGTCTCCGCTGCTGGACCAATGGCGCCTGCCATTTCTCGGCAAACTCGGTCGACGACGCTCCTGGCTGGTACTGTCCCAGACGCTGGTCATCCTCGGCTTGATCGGGATGGGTTTCTGCGATCCGCAAAAACACCTGTCCTGGCTGATCGCTATCGCCGTGGTCGTCGCCTTCGCCTCGGCGACACAAGACATCGCGGTTGACGCCTATCGCCTGGAAATCGCCGACGACACTCGCCAGGCCGCGCTCGCTGCCAGCTATATGTCTGGCTACCGGATTGCCGCGCTGCTGGCCACGGCCGGCGCACTGTTCTTCGCTGAAGGCTTCGGCTCCACCGGCTTCAACTACAAGCACTCAGCCTGGACCGGCACTTACGTACTGTTTGGCGCCCTGATGATTCCGGCCTTGCTGACCAGCCTGTTCATGCGTGAGCCACCCGTGCCACTGCGCACCCAACTCCAGGCCGGGCGCTACAGCTTTGTGCATCAACTGGTGTCGGTGTTCGTGCTGATTGTGTTGCTGGTCTCGGTACCGGCCATGTTCACCCAACTCTACAACACCGACTTCGCCAGCGTGCTGTTCAAAGGCGTAAGCCTGCTCGACCTGCTGCTTGAAGATCGCGCATTCCTGCGGGCAATCCTCTACACCACCCTGACGATGATGTGCCTGTCAGCCATGGGTCGGCGCGGTCTGGCGCCGGTACTGACCCCAGTCAACGACTTCATTTTGCGTTACCGCTGGCAAGCGTTCCTGCTGCTCGGGCTGATCGCCACCTATCGGATGTCCGATACGGTCATGGGCGTGATGGCCAACGTGTTCTACATCGACCAGGGTTTCACCAAAGACCAGATTGCCAGCGTCAGTAAGGTCTTTGGCCTGATCATGACGCTACTCGGCGCCGGGATGGGCGGCCTGCTGATCGTGCGCTTCGGTATCTTGCCAATCCTGCTCATCGGCGGTATCACCTCGGCCGGGACCAACCTGCTGTTCCTGATGCTCGCCGACATGGGCGCGAATCTGAACATGCTGATCTTCACTATTTCCCTGGATAACTTCAGCTCGGGCCTGGCGACCTCAGCGTTCGTCGCCTACCTGTCGAGCCTGACCAACCTGAAATTCTCCGCCACCCAGTACGCCCTGCTCAGCTCGATCATGTTGCTGCTGCCTCGCCTGATCGGCGGTTACTCAGGCGTCATGGTAGAGAAATTCGGCTATCACAATTTCTTCATGATCACCGCCCTCCTCGGCGTGCCGACGGTGCTGTTGATCGCCCTGCACTGGTTCCAGGAGAGCCGCCGCGCAGGTCCGACACCGACACCCGAACCGGTGCCGACCCAGGTCGCCGAAGAATCGTAA
- a CDS encoding proline--tRNA ligase has product MRTSQFLLATQKETPSDAVVVSHQLMLRAGMIRKLASGLYTWLPMGLRVMRKVEAIVREEMNAAGSLEVLMPSTQPAELWQESGRWEEYGPELLRFKDRHGRDFCAGPTHEEVITDLMRNELSSYKQLPINLYQIQTKFRDEIRPRFGLMRGREFIMKDAYSFHADQASLQVTYDRMHQAYCNVFTRLGLKFRPVEADNGSIGGAGSHEFHVLADSGEDDIVFSNGSDYAANIEKAEAVPRETSRPAPAEELRLVDTPNAKTIAQLVEGFNLPIEKTIKTLVVHAEEKGKLIALIIRGDHELNEIKAANQPGVASPLVMASESELRDAIGAGAGSLGPLNLPLPIIIDRSVELMSDFGIGANIDDKHYFGVNWERDLPVPTVADLRNVVAGDPSPDGKGTLEIKRGIEVGHIFQLGNKYSKAMKCEVLGENGKPVTLEMGCYGIGVSRVVAAAIEQNNDANGIIWSDTLAPFQVALVPLRYETEQVREATDKLYAELTGAGFEVLLDDRDKKTSPGIKFADMELIGIPHRIVVSDRGLAEGNLEYKSRTEPEAQALPVADVLSFLQARIRR; this is encoded by the coding sequence ATGCGCACCAGTCAATTTTTGCTCGCCACACAGAAAGAAACGCCTTCCGACGCGGTTGTAGTCAGCCATCAGCTGATGCTGCGCGCCGGCATGATCCGCAAACTCGCCTCGGGCCTCTACACCTGGCTGCCGATGGGCTTGCGAGTGATGCGCAAGGTCGAAGCCATCGTTCGTGAAGAAATGAACGCAGCCGGCTCTCTCGAAGTGTTGATGCCGAGCACCCAACCGGCTGAGCTGTGGCAGGAATCCGGTCGCTGGGAAGAGTACGGCCCTGAATTGCTGCGTTTCAAGGATCGCCACGGCCGCGATTTCTGCGCCGGCCCGACTCACGAAGAAGTGATCACCGATCTGATGCGCAATGAATTGAGCAGCTACAAACAGCTGCCAATCAACCTGTATCAAATCCAGACCAAGTTCCGCGATGAAATCCGCCCACGTTTCGGCTTGATGCGCGGCCGCGAATTCATCATGAAGGATGCGTACTCGTTCCACGCCGACCAGGCATCGCTGCAGGTCACCTACGACCGCATGCACCAAGCGTACTGCAACGTGTTCACCCGCCTGGGCCTGAAATTCCGCCCGGTTGAAGCCGACAACGGTTCGATCGGTGGTGCCGGCTCCCACGAGTTCCACGTACTGGCCGATTCCGGTGAAGACGATATCGTCTTCAGCAACGGTTCCGACTACGCCGCGAACATCGAGAAAGCAGAAGCCGTACCGCGTGAAACGTCTCGCCCTGCGCCAGCCGAAGAGCTGCGCCTGGTCGACACACCGAACGCCAAAACCATCGCGCAACTGGTCGAAGGCTTCAACCTGCCGATCGAGAAAACCATCAAGACCCTGGTGGTTCACGCTGAAGAGAAAGGCAAGCTGATTGCCCTGATCATCCGCGGCGACCACGAACTGAACGAAATCAAGGCCGCCAACCAGCCTGGCGTAGCCAGCCCGCTGGTCATGGCCTCCGAAAGCGAACTGCGCGACGCCATTGGCGCCGGCGCCGGCTCCCTCGGCCCGCTGAACCTGCCACTGCCGATCATCATCGACCGCTCCGTCGAACTGATGAGCGACTTCGGCATCGGCGCCAACATCGACGACAAGCACTACTTCGGCGTGAACTGGGAGCGCGATCTGCCCGTTCCGACCGTTGCCGACCTGCGCAACGTTGTCGCTGGCGACCCAAGCCCGGACGGCAAGGGCACCCTGGAAATCAAGCGCGGCATCGAAGTCGGGCACATCTTCCAGCTGGGCAACAAGTACAGCAAGGCGATGAAGTGCGAAGTGCTGGGCGAGAACGGCAAGCCGGTCACCCTGGAAATGGGTTGCTACGGCATTGGCGTTTCCCGCGTGGTGGCTGCGGCCATCGAGCAGAACAACGACGCCAACGGGATCATCTGGAGCGACACCCTGGCCCCGTTCCAGGTTGCTCTGGTGCCACTGCGCTACGAAACCGAACAGGTTCGCGAAGCCACCGACAAGCTGTATGCAGAGCTGACTGGCGCAGGCTTCGAAGTGCTGCTCGACGACCGCGACAAGAAAACCAGCCCGGGCATCAAGTTCGCGGACATGGAGCTGATCGGCATTCCTCACCGGATCGTGGTCAGTGACCGCGGCCTCGCCGAAGGCAATCTGGAATACAAGAGCCGCACCGAACCTGAAGCGCAAGCGCTGCCGGTCGCTGACGTGCTGTCGTTCCTCCAGGCCCGCATCCGCCGCTGA